Proteins encoded in a region of the Candidatus Margulisiibacteriota bacterium genome:
- the hcp gene encoding hydroxylamine reductase, whose protein sequence is MYCNQCEQRAKGGCQVQGVCGKNPEVSALQDLLLQETKFLAKHAKISDKLDDYLVRALFSTVTNVDFDADRLVELIREGEALSGGFKAGASLAEMLNNAKQFGANALASDPDLLSLKQLLTLGLKGMAAYVDHAALLGKKDPAVFTFIREALASLLEEKTANELIALNLKCGEVNIRAMELLNQGHIEHFGRPGPTKVATGVKKGPAILVSGHDLLDLEELLKQTAGKGVNVYTHGEMLPAHGYPGLNKYPHLAGNYGGAWQDQQKEFAAFPGAILMTTNCIQRPTDKYRENIFTTGLVAFPGVRHVKHGEYAPVIAKALSLGGFKEDQPGKEILVGFGHDAVLGVADKVIELVKGGKIRHFFLIGGCDGAKSGRNYYTELAEKTPKDTIILTLACGKYRFNKLEFGEIEGIPRLLDIGQCNDAYSAIRIAAALAKAFNVGLNELPLSLILSWYEQKAVVILLSLLHLGLKNIRLGPTLPEFVSPNVLKVLVDNYNLMPVTTAEADLKAILG, encoded by the coding sequence ATGTATTGCAATCAATGTGAACAAAGAGCTAAGGGTGGCTGCCAGGTTCAGGGTGTTTGCGGTAAAAACCCGGAAGTGTCGGCACTTCAGGATCTGCTGCTGCAGGAAACAAAGTTTTTGGCCAAACATGCCAAGATCAGCGACAAGCTGGATGATTATTTAGTCCGGGCTCTTTTTTCAACCGTAACCAATGTCGATTTTGATGCCGATCGGCTGGTCGAGCTGATCAGGGAGGGGGAAGCTCTTTCCGGGGGATTCAAAGCCGGAGCCTCACTGGCAGAAATGCTCAATAACGCCAAACAATTTGGCGCTAACGCGCTGGCCAGCGATCCCGACCTTCTTTCTCTTAAACAGCTCCTGACCCTCGGCCTCAAAGGAATGGCCGCTTATGTCGACCATGCCGCGCTCTTAGGCAAAAAGGACCCGGCCGTTTTCACCTTTATTCGCGAAGCGTTAGCCTCCTTGTTGGAAGAGAAAACAGCCAACGAACTGATCGCGCTTAATTTAAAATGCGGCGAGGTCAATATTCGGGCGATGGAACTTCTAAACCAAGGCCACATCGAACATTTTGGCCGTCCTGGGCCGACGAAAGTAGCGACCGGCGTAAAAAAAGGTCCGGCAATCCTGGTCAGCGGGCACGACTTGCTCGATCTGGAAGAATTATTAAAGCAAACCGCGGGGAAAGGGGTCAATGTTTATACTCACGGAGAAATGCTCCCGGCCCACGGGTATCCCGGCCTCAATAAATACCCCCACCTGGCCGGCAACTATGGCGGCGCCTGGCAAGATCAGCAGAAGGAGTTCGCTGCTTTCCCGGGAGCGATCCTGATGACGACCAACTGCATCCAGCGACCGACCGATAAATATCGGGAGAACATTTTCACTACCGGGCTGGTCGCCTTCCCCGGTGTTAGGCATGTCAAACATGGCGAGTACGCTCCGGTTATCGCCAAGGCCCTCTCCCTGGGAGGCTTTAAAGAAGATCAGCCGGGCAAAGAGATCCTGGTCGGCTTCGGCCACGACGCGGTCCTGGGGGTCGCGGATAAAGTGATCGAGCTGGTTAAAGGCGGGAAGATCAGACATTTCTTTCTGATTGGCGGCTGTGATGGCGCGAAGTCAGGCCGGAACTATTATACCGAATTAGCGGAGAAGACACCGAAGGATACGATTATCCTGACCCTGGCCTGCGGTAAGTACCGCTTTAATAAACTAGAGTTCGGCGAGATCGAGGGAATTCCCCGTCTGCTCGACATCGGGCAGTGCAATGACGCTTATTCCGCCATTCGGATCGCGGCGGCGTTGGCCAAGGCCTTCAATGTCGGGCTGAACGAACTCCCCCTCTCCCTCATTCTCTCTTGGTACGAACAAAAAGCGGTAGTCATTTTGTTGTCGCTGCTTCATCTTGGTCTCAAAAACATCCGGCTTGGGCCGACCTTGCCGGAGTTTGTCTCACCTAACGTGCTCAAGGTTCTGGTTGATAATTACAATCTGATGCCGGTCACGACCGCCGAAGCTGATTTAAAAGCTATTTTGGGGTAA
- a CDS encoding DNRLRE domain-containing protein, which translates to MFSILLAAIVIISGCGDSTVNNGAISSLTISPTGGTVRIGSSLTFTVTGNFTDGTTVAVIPSWALTNNLGTITAVGYTGLFNPTATGTEIITASYSGQAVSATVIISEALPPTSELAAIEISPNSQTVRINALITFNAYGTTSSGEGLAFSPVWSLTGDSIGTLTANGTIATLEAKSQGTAVVHCTSGEIDGIANVTVSGYAVEITAESDSYVDSSLPTASYESVASLKGGLLTPPGTNYEAYFHFSLASLPSNITIQSATIKTYAVTVGTPALQTYLLSGAFSSDTTWNTKPSVGTFLLSSTFTASQYNSLSSDAILTAVKSWYSTPATNYGIAIKQDGSENGVVSILSRENGANPPVLSVEYTNN; encoded by the coding sequence TTGTTCTCAATACTATTGGCGGCAATAGTGATTATTTCCGGCTGCGGCGATTCGACCGTTAATAACGGCGCGATCTCGAGCCTGACTATTTCACCGACCGGTGGGACGGTGAGGATCGGAAGCAGCCTTACTTTTACGGTCACCGGAAATTTTACTGATGGCACCACCGTGGCGGTGATCCCTTCTTGGGCGTTAACTAATAATCTTGGGACGATCACCGCTGTTGGCTATACCGGATTGTTTAATCCGACCGCGACCGGAACGGAAATCATTACGGCCTCGTATAGCGGGCAAGCCGTCTCGGCGACGGTCATAATCTCCGAGGCCCTGCCGCCGACCAGTGAACTGGCCGCGATCGAAATTTCTCCGAATAGCCAGACCGTCAGGATTAATGCGCTTATTACTTTTAATGCTTATGGGACGACCTCTTCCGGCGAAGGATTGGCTTTTTCGCCCGTCTGGAGTCTTACGGGTGATTCAATCGGAACCTTAACGGCGAACGGAACGATTGCTACCCTGGAAGCGAAAAGCCAGGGGACGGCGGTCGTGCATTGTACTTCAGGAGAGATCGACGGGATCGCGAACGTGACCGTTTCCGGCTATGCCGTGGAGATCACGGCCGAATCAGACTCGTATGTTGACTCCTCTTTGCCAACGGCTTCATACGAAAGCGTCGCTTCTCTTAAGGGAGGGTTGCTGACTCCGCCGGGGACCAACTATGAAGCCTATTTCCACTTTTCCTTAGCTTCGCTTCCCAGCAACATTACCATCCAGTCGGCGACTATAAAAACATATGCGGTGACGGTGGGGACGCCGGCGCTCCAGACTTATTTATTGAGCGGCGCTTTTTCAAGCGATACCACTTGGAATACCAAGCCGTCCGTCGGGACCTTCCTCCTTTCCTCGACCTTCACGGCCAGTCAATACAATTCGCTAAGCAGTGACGCTATTCTGACCGCGGTTAAAAGCTGGTATTCAACCCCCGCGACCAATTACGGGATCGCGATCAAACAAGATGGTTCGGAAAATGGAGTCGTCTCGATCTTGAGCCGGGAAAACGGGGCTAACCCGCCGGTATTGAGCGTTGAGTATACGAATAATTAA